One Paenibacillus sp. FSL H7-0737 DNA segment encodes these proteins:
- a CDS encoding GNAT family N-acetyltransferase — protein sequence MTVKTTAEQIRIIEYDPSYAKAVAEMWNRSNESWGGGTNQRTEDTVRREMEISSNLNVFLAVDGEEVVGFCSFAHYRQDEGALYVPLLNVRPDYHGYKVGRNLILNAVRTTIEAGWPRLDLFTWAGNTKAVPMYKKCGFFWEKNEDYVHLMNFIPTVLQTEALAPYFEQLDWYADSTRELPIQPDGRRERGFDFFDYTWQKGELSLRAEFEKTGRGLTALDTPDYEISTEIDDHDLVFGSTYKIRYHIKNRSASDLAIEIKGQNDKNIRFALSAAPTLAPGETLIVEGEFELDPIREEQNDKKTHPVVMSKWIIGGKRAEFRIGVAPKFPLKMMMELPKRELYPGLPAELYLNVENNFATEAEFSFDLPEEEFLTWADRTVSFSVPAKSKASIRVPFTLNSYGLYSRDIEVTAVPTGEKAVSFISKLSVLMKGTHGRFGGENGDQWVAVNGTYSVHLNNNDNGMWIEYPGSSHNFWLTHPKLGKPFAEEFSKKQAKEVKIYSEGEGQVLETLYESDEFPGLEIKRVAKLFANGIAEFYSEVRNTSNQTLEEDMYLLTNFGFFGKRLILPYQGHYVDMGDAYSGDPSYWDSAQITENWLFSKEENVTCGVCWDPSLKLLRPEYPLGLEHNLGQISAGDVVRTKTLVFALNTFLKWSDFRTFARKQLDPITPVLDDHLELTLGGGNPFAAGALHAELIERKMTPLNGSLELYVQTDRGEEQKVAEMDLQREQNLHSAGFELSPEEAESSSEHSQSGQKVRVVYRGEDRIQERAGLWFPQTETAAVICDTEEGPAGPIYTVSNGVLSIAAAPDFGSVVHSLKHHGEEWLDSSYPEAAPRSWWNPWHGGLGVGISGIGGFSRLEEPRSAAWTEQMDVQGNVWKGLRITTSIEKQEKNRGIVVNQHYLMLPGVPVLCVLHSVTNDSGMTLPNYSLSEENYIKPSPVYAEGWMEFSKEGKFLLGTVETYLEAKGLLRIGASSRKDMLHMASSHPNQSASAYVNNKVFNHGVHHHLPLLNGETVWTQPSFLIMGELALNSEDVRSLLKLTFARPTDEKEILNADH from the coding sequence ATGACTGTTAAGACTACAGCGGAACAAATCCGCATTATAGAATATGATCCTTCTTACGCTAAGGCGGTTGCAGAAATGTGGAACCGTAGCAACGAAAGCTGGGGTGGAGGCACCAATCAGAGAACAGAGGATACAGTACGCCGCGAGATGGAAATCTCGTCCAACCTGAATGTGTTTCTCGCCGTTGATGGTGAGGAAGTGGTCGGCTTCTGCAGTTTTGCCCATTACCGTCAAGACGAAGGAGCTTTGTATGTTCCGCTGTTGAATGTACGACCTGATTATCACGGATACAAGGTAGGACGTAACCTGATTTTGAACGCTGTTCGCACAACAATTGAAGCGGGCTGGCCACGTCTTGATCTGTTTACTTGGGCAGGCAATACGAAGGCCGTACCGATGTATAAGAAATGTGGATTCTTTTGGGAAAAAAATGAGGATTACGTTCATTTGATGAACTTTATTCCGACAGTTCTGCAAACGGAAGCACTCGCTCCTTATTTTGAACAGCTGGATTGGTATGCAGATAGTACCCGTGAACTGCCCATTCAGCCGGATGGTCGCCGGGAGCGTGGTTTTGATTTCTTCGATTACACCTGGCAAAAGGGAGAACTCTCCTTACGTGCAGAATTCGAGAAGACCGGTCGCGGCCTGACGGCTCTTGATACACCTGACTATGAAATCTCCACGGAGATTGACGATCACGATCTTGTATTCGGTTCCACCTACAAGATTCGCTATCACATCAAGAATCGTTCGGCGTCTGATCTGGCTATTGAGATCAAAGGCCAAAATGACAAAAATATTCGTTTTGCCTTGTCTGCTGCACCAACACTCGCGCCAGGAGAAACACTTATCGTAGAAGGTGAGTTCGAGCTTGATCCGATTCGTGAAGAGCAAAACGACAAGAAGACTCACCCTGTGGTTATGAGCAAATGGATCATCGGTGGCAAGCGTGCTGAGTTTCGTATAGGTGTTGCTCCTAAATTCCCACTGAAAATGATGATGGAGTTGCCAAAGCGTGAGCTGTATCCGGGTCTTCCCGCTGAGCTATATTTGAATGTTGAGAATAATTTTGCAACGGAAGCGGAATTTTCTTTTGATTTGCCTGAGGAAGAATTTTTGACGTGGGCGGATCGGACAGTAAGCTTCTCGGTTCCAGCTAAAAGTAAGGCTTCCATCCGAGTCCCCTTTACCCTAAATTCATATGGCCTTTATTCACGGGATATTGAGGTGACGGCCGTTCCGACTGGAGAGAAGGCAGTGTCCTTCATCAGCAAATTATCTGTGCTAATGAAAGGAACACATGGCCGCTTCGGTGGGGAAAACGGAGATCAGTGGGTGGCTGTAAACGGCACCTACTCCGTACATCTTAATAATAACGACAATGGGATGTGGATTGAATATCCCGGATCGAGCCATAATTTCTGGTTAACCCATCCGAAGTTAGGTAAACCATTCGCCGAAGAATTCTCGAAGAAACAGGCTAAAGAAGTAAAGATCTATTCCGAAGGAGAGGGCCAAGTTCTAGAGACCCTTTATGAATCGGATGAATTCCCGGGTCTGGAGATAAAAAGAGTGGCTAAGCTCTTTGCAAACGGAATCGCTGAGTTTTATAGCGAGGTACGCAATACGAGTAACCAAACGTTGGAAGAGGATATGTATCTGCTAACGAATTTCGGATTTTTTGGCAAACGGCTCATCCTGCCTTATCAGGGGCATTACGTAGATATGGGCGATGCTTATTCGGGTGATCCGAGTTATTGGGACAGCGCTCAAATTACGGAAAATTGGTTGTTTAGCAAGGAAGAAAATGTCACATGCGGCGTTTGCTGGGACCCTTCGCTGAAGCTGCTTCGTCCGGAGTATCCACTTGGACTGGAGCATAATCTTGGTCAAATCTCTGCTGGAGATGTCGTACGAACAAAGACGCTGGTGTTCGCTTTAAACACCTTCCTGAAGTGGTCGGATTTCCGCACCTTTGCACGGAAGCAGCTGGATCCGATCACACCGGTGTTGGATGATCATCTTGAATTAACGCTCGGCGGTGGAAATCCGTTTGCGGCGGGGGCGCTTCATGCGGAGTTAATCGAACGAAAGATGACTCCGCTTAATGGAAGCCTCGAGTTATATGTACAAACGGATAGAGGAGAGGAGCAGAAAGTCGCTGAGATGGATCTGCAAAGAGAGCAGAATCTGCACTCCGCGGGCTTTGAGCTCTCGCCTGAGGAAGCGGAATCTTCTTCAGAACACAGCCAATCAGGACAGAAGGTTCGAGTCGTCTATCGTGGAGAGGATCGTATTCAAGAGCGAGCAGGCCTCTGGTTCCCTCAAACGGAAACAGCAGCCGTTATCTGTGACACAGAAGAGGGACCAGCGGGTCCTATTTACACTGTGAGTAACGGAGTACTTTCTATTGCAGCTGCTCCTGATTTCGGCAGTGTTGTGCATTCCCTGAAGCACCATGGAGAAGAATGGCTGGATAGCTCCTACCCGGAAGCAGCACCACGTTCCTGGTGGAATCCTTGGCATGGTGGACTCGGTGTAGGTATTTCAGGCATAGGTGGATTTAGTCGTTTGGAGGAGCCAAGAAGCGCAGCTTGGACCGAGCAAATGGATGTTCAGGGCAATGTATGGAAAGGATTACGTATCACTACTTCGATCGAGAAGCAGGAAAAGAACCGAGGGATTGTTGTTAATCAGCATTACCTTATGCTCCCCGGCGTCCCTGTGCTCTGTGTGTTGCATTCGGTGACCAATGACAGCGGAATGACCCTGCCGAATTATTCGTTGTCGGAGGAGAATTATATCAAACCTTCGCCAGTCTATGCCGAAGGATGGATGGAATTCTCCAAGGAGGGCAAGTTCTTATTAGGAACGGTTGAAACCTATCTTGAGGCCAAGGGACTATTGCGAATTGGGGCATCTTCGCGTAAGGATATGCTGCATATGGCGAGCAGTCACCCGAATCAGAGTGCCTCGGCGTATGTGAACAATAAGGTATTTAATCACGGGGTGCATCATCATCTTCCGCTTCTCAATGGAGAAACCGTTTGGACACAGCCGTCCTTCCTGATCATGGGAGAACTCGCTCTGAATTCAGAGGATGTCCGCAGTCTTTTGAAGCTGACCTTTGCTAGACCTACTGACGAAAAGGAGATCTTAAATGCCGATCATTGA
- a CDS encoding amidohydrolase family protein, translating into MPIIDIHIHLSDIDSFHQTALDLSKVDYTAAGLKAEFDKNDVILGIGMGVSEQTKGAFPDSTSPNPMGLDLEDTVPPFLMECVGINPNMLGGKDAQEELDRIEARLQAPEVAGIKLYAGYYHHYVYDKIYSPIYELAAKYGTPVVIHTGDTYSMNGLLKYAHPLTVDELAFQRRDVNFMICHLGDPWVMDAAEVVAKNPNVYADLSGLVVGDRPHFERFMNEPLFMDHFRRALVYSDHYEKMLFGTDWPLAPIDLYAEFVRRLVPEQHHEKVFYENAFALFPRIQQRIAAL; encoded by the coding sequence ATGCCGATCATTGATATTCACATTCATCTGTCGGACATCGACAGCTTTCATCAAACAGCACTGGATCTCTCTAAAGTTGATTACACTGCTGCCGGGCTCAAAGCGGAGTTTGATAAGAACGACGTTATTCTGGGCATTGGAATGGGGGTATCGGAGCAGACGAAGGGAGCTTTCCCTGACTCTACTTCCCCTAATCCGATGGGCCTTGACTTGGAAGACACTGTGCCGCCTTTCTTAATGGAATGCGTGGGGATCAATCCGAATATGCTCGGAGGCAAGGATGCTCAGGAGGAGCTCGACCGAATTGAGGCACGGCTGCAAGCGCCCGAGGTGGCTGGTATTAAGCTCTACGCCGGTTACTATCATCATTACGTTTATGACAAAATCTATTCACCGATCTATGAGTTGGCAGCCAAGTACGGCACGCCTGTCGTCATTCATACCGGTGATACGTACTCGATGAATGGATTGCTTAAGTATGCACATCCTCTTACGGTAGACGAATTAGCGTTTCAACGACGTGATGTGAATTTTATGATTTGCCATCTTGGCGATCCGTGGGTGATGGATGCCGCCGAAGTGGTGGCCAAAAATCCAAACGTCTATGCCGATTTGTCCGGTCTTGTAGTCGGTGATCGGCCTCATTTTGAACGGTTCATGAATGAACCTCTGTTCATGGATCATTTTCGCCGGGCGCTGGTGTATTCCGACCACTATGAGAAAATGTTGTTCGGCACGGATTGGCCACTTGCTCCTATTGACCTGTATGCGGAATTTGTCCGTCGACTTGTCCCTGAG